A single Lactuca sativa cultivar Salinas chromosome 8, Lsat_Salinas_v11, whole genome shotgun sequence DNA region contains:
- the LOC111909450 gene encoding probable histone H2B.1 gives MAPKAEKKPAEKKPAEEKKTPAAEKAPAEKKPKAGKKLPKEAGAAAGDKKKKRNKKSVETYKIYIFKVLKQVHPDIGISSKAMGIMNSFINDIFEKLAQESSRLARYNKKPTITSREIQTAVRLVLPGELAKHAVSEGTKAVTKFTSS, from the coding sequence ATGGCACCAAAGGCAGAGAAAAAGCCCGCCGAGAAGAAGCCAGCGGAGGAGAAGAAAACCCCCGCAGCTGAGAAAGCCCCCGCGGAGAAGAAGCCAAAGGCCGGAAAGAAACTGCCCAAGGAGGCCGGTGCTGCTGCCggagacaagaagaagaagagaaacaAGAAGAGCGTTGAGACGTACAAGATCTATATCTTCAAGGTGTTGAAGCAGGTTCATCCCGACATCGGTATCTCCAGCAAAGCGATGGGAATCATGAACAGTTTCATAAACGATATTTTCGAGAAATTGGCGCAGGAGAGTTCAAGGCTCGCAAGGTACAACAAGAAGCCAACCATCACATCCAGGGAGATACAAACCGCCGTGCGACTTGTACTTCCTGGTGAATTGGCCAAGCATGCGGTGTCCGAGGGCACTAAGGCCGTGACCAAATTTACCAGTTCCTGA